In Saccharicrinis fermentans DSM 9555 = JCM 21142, a genomic segment contains:
- a CDS encoding thioredoxin family protein: MKNISNVQDFERLKDTHNILLAYFSHDKCSVCKVLLPKVKELIQSDFPRVLLTYCNIEHAPFLAAQLSIFTVPALVIYVKGKEYVRYTRNIGLNQLAQSIARPYGILMEVDNDLLL, from the coding sequence ATGAAAAACATCTCTAATGTACAGGATTTTGAAAGATTAAAAGATACACACAATATCTTACTGGCTTATTTTTCGCACGACAAATGCAGTGTATGCAAAGTTTTATTGCCCAAGGTAAAAGAGTTAATACAGTCAGATTTTCCTCGGGTACTATTGACCTACTGTAATATAGAACACGCTCCATTTCTGGCTGCACAATTAAGCATATTTACTGTACCTGCCTTGGTTATTTATGTAAAAGGGAAAGAGTATGTCAGGTACACACGCAACATCGGACTAAACCAACTCGCTCAATCTATTGCTCGTCCATATGGCATTCTAATGGAAGTTGACAACGATCTATTGCTTTAA
- a CDS encoding CoA-binding protein: MKKKTLVIGASENPERYAHKAIKKLNENNHPVVALGLREGHVDGIKINTEVGNIQDIHTITMYVGPKNQPSYFDIITKLKPERIILNPGTENEALEKLAEDHQIEVVHGCTLVMLSTNQY; this comes from the coding sequence ATGAAGAAAAAAACATTAGTCATCGGAGCCAGTGAAAATCCCGAAAGATACGCACACAAAGCCATCAAAAAATTAAATGAAAACAACCACCCGGTAGTAGCTCTAGGCCTAAGAGAGGGCCATGTAGACGGCATTAAAATAAACACAGAAGTAGGTAATATTCAAGACATTCATACCATTACTATGTATGTAGGCCCCAAGAACCAACCCTCCTACTTCGACATAATCACAAAACTAAAACCGGAAAGAATTATATTAAACCCAGGCACCGAAAATGAGGCTTTGGAGAAACTAGCAGAAGACCACCAAATAGAGGTAGTTCATGGATGCACCTTGGTGATGCTAAGCACAAACCAGTACTAA
- a CDS encoding saccharopine dehydrogenase C-terminal domain-containing protein: MIKFKEARINIDFFKNELYIIVDMNNNNQILILGAGKVAAPLVKYLLRKKYKITVASELLYQAELIIENNPQGTAVEWHSDDINKLHTLVKQHLVIVSLLPYHLHLLVCKACIRNKKNMITTSYQQAGMDELHSEAYRNNICILNEMGLDPGIDHMWASQMIDTIKEKGGKVEKFISVCGALPSPESLDNPFRYKFSWSPTGVMKASSSHATYLKNNTIIEHDASALMKNTLLLNFEGLGEMEAYANRNALKYISLYRIPEAETFFRGTLRYKGWCEVMDTLIECGYLSEQSFPKDITTYAELTSYLTKLENTKYLRDHFAQKMGLKTHSSSIMSMEWIGLFSSAHFSPSARTPLSVLTNKMLSKMKMLPSDKDLIVLNHQLLYKLPNGTKKLLSGTFKLSGSDNENTAIANTVSYPAALGAELLLQNKIAHKGIIRPFYKEIYDPILKQLKKDFNFVFMEEELDPNKWSSNW, from the coding sequence ATGATAAAGTTTAAAGAAGCTCGAATAAATATTGATTTTTTTAAGAATGAATTGTATATTATAGTAGATATGAACAATAACAACCAAATACTAATACTGGGCGCCGGAAAAGTAGCAGCCCCCCTTGTTAAATATCTGCTACGCAAAAAATACAAGATCACAGTTGCCTCCGAACTCCTTTACCAGGCGGAACTTATTATTGAAAACAACCCCCAAGGCACGGCTGTTGAATGGCATTCCGATGATATTAATAAATTACACACATTGGTTAAACAGCACTTGGTGATAGTAAGTCTATTACCCTACCACCTGCATCTTCTGGTATGTAAGGCCTGTATTCGTAACAAAAAGAATATGATCACCACATCCTACCAACAGGCGGGCATGGATGAATTACATTCCGAAGCGTACAGAAACAACATCTGTATATTAAACGAAATGGGACTAGATCCAGGCATAGACCATATGTGGGCTTCACAAATGATCGACACCATAAAAGAAAAAGGAGGTAAAGTTGAAAAATTTATTTCAGTTTGCGGTGCGCTTCCTTCTCCAGAATCTCTTGACAACCCTTTTAGGTACAAATTCTCATGGAGTCCCACAGGTGTAATGAAGGCAAGCTCATCTCACGCCACCTACCTTAAAAACAACACAATCATCGAACATGATGCCTCGGCACTAATGAAAAACACCCTTCTTCTCAATTTCGAAGGATTAGGCGAAATGGAAGCTTATGCCAACCGCAATGCATTAAAATACATCAGCCTATACAGAATTCCTGAAGCAGAAACTTTCTTCAGAGGAACCCTAAGATATAAAGGCTGGTGCGAAGTGATGGACACCCTCATTGAGTGCGGTTACCTTTCTGAACAATCTTTCCCAAAAGATATCACCACCTATGCCGAACTAACATCCTACCTCACTAAATTAGAAAATACAAAATATTTGAGAGATCATTTTGCACAAAAAATGGGACTCAAAACTCATTCATCCTCCATCATGTCAATGGAATGGATCGGACTTTTTTCTTCCGCTCATTTCAGTCCTTCCGCTCGCACCCCTCTCTCAGTACTCACCAACAAGATGCTTAGCAAAATGAAAATGCTACCGTCTGACAAAGACTTAATAGTACTTAACCACCAACTATTATACAAACTTCCCAACGGTACCAAAAAACTCCTGTCTGGCACCTTTAAATTGTCAGGCTCCGACAATGAAAACACGGCCATCGCCAACACCGTATCATACCCAGCTGCCTTAGGTGCCGAACTCTTATTACAGAATAAAATTGCACACAAAGGAATTATACGTCCTTTTTACAAAGAAATTTACGACCCCATACTTAAACAATTAAAAAAAGATTTTAATTTTGTTTTTATGGAAGAAGAATTAGACCCCAATAAATGGTCATCAAATTGGTAA
- the mutS gene encoding DNA mismatch repair protein MutS, with the protein MAKKEGKKAVQTPLMKQYYSIKDKHPDAILLFRVGDFYETFSDDAIKTAEILGITLTRRANGAASYVELAGFPHHALDTYLPKLVRAGQRVAVCDQLEDPKMTKNIVKRGVTELVTPGVAMGDNVLEHKENNFLASVHMDKKVAGVAFLDISTGEFLTAEGRFEYIDKLLNGFKPKEVLFEKSKRSQFIENFGDKFYTYGLEDWVFTEDSAHDRLLKHFETKSLKGYGVHNLKYGIVAAGAVMHYLDLTQHNRVQHITGLSRIEEDKYVWLDKFTIRNLELFGTVNEGGNSLVSVIDKTVSPMGSRMLKRWVALPLKEVKLIEDRLSAVEYFFKEPDFKEHLEDLLRPVGDLERLVSKVAVGRISPREVVQVKMALTAIEPIKKGCEDSSNETLKGIGEQLNPCVSIRTRIENEIAADPPVQINKGNVIGEGVSEELDELRKIAFSGKDYLNNLVQREIERTGIPSLKISFNNVFGYYIEVRNTHKDKVPEEWIRKQTLVNAERYITEELKEYEAKILGAEEKILTLETTIQ; encoded by the coding sequence GTGGCTAAAAAAGAAGGAAAGAAAGCGGTGCAAACTCCGTTGATGAAGCAATATTATTCCATTAAAGATAAGCATCCAGACGCAATATTATTATTCAGGGTGGGTGATTTTTATGAGACATTTTCGGACGATGCAATCAAAACGGCGGAGATATTGGGAATTACTTTGACTAGAAGAGCTAATGGAGCAGCTTCTTATGTTGAGCTGGCTGGTTTTCCACATCATGCCCTGGATACTTATCTTCCTAAGTTGGTGCGTGCCGGTCAAAGGGTGGCCGTGTGTGATCAGTTAGAAGATCCTAAGATGACTAAAAATATTGTGAAACGTGGTGTTACTGAGTTGGTAACGCCAGGGGTGGCTATGGGCGATAATGTGCTGGAACATAAAGAGAATAACTTTTTAGCCTCGGTGCATATGGATAAAAAGGTAGCAGGTGTTGCCTTTTTGGATATTTCAACAGGTGAGTTTCTGACTGCAGAAGGTCGTTTTGAGTATATTGATAAGTTGTTGAATGGATTTAAACCCAAAGAAGTACTTTTTGAAAAAAGCAAGAGGAGTCAATTTATCGAAAATTTTGGTGATAAATTTTATACCTATGGTTTAGAAGACTGGGTGTTTACTGAAGATTCTGCGCATGATAGACTGCTAAAGCATTTTGAAACCAAATCATTAAAGGGATATGGGGTTCATAATTTGAAATATGGAATTGTGGCTGCTGGTGCAGTGATGCATTATCTGGATTTAACCCAGCATAACAGGGTGCAGCATATCACAGGCTTATCCAGAATAGAGGAAGATAAATATGTATGGTTGGATAAGTTTACTATCCGTAATCTAGAACTCTTTGGGACAGTCAATGAGGGTGGTAATTCCTTGGTTTCGGTGATTGATAAAACAGTTTCTCCCATGGGGAGTCGTATGCTCAAAAGATGGGTGGCTTTGCCTCTGAAAGAGGTGAAGTTGATTGAAGATCGATTATCGGCTGTTGAGTACTTTTTTAAAGAGCCGGATTTTAAAGAACACTTGGAAGATTTGTTGCGTCCGGTAGGAGATTTAGAGCGTTTGGTATCGAAAGTGGCCGTGGGTAGAATTTCTCCTAGAGAGGTGGTGCAGGTGAAAATGGCTCTGACCGCAATTGAACCTATCAAAAAAGGGTGTGAGGATAGTAGTAATGAAACTTTGAAAGGTATTGGTGAGCAGCTCAATCCTTGTGTGAGTATAAGAACCAGAATAGAAAATGAAATTGCTGCAGATCCTCCTGTTCAAATTAATAAAGGAAATGTAATTGGTGAAGGGGTATCCGAAGAGCTGGATGAGCTTCGTAAAATTGCTTTTTCAGGCAAGGATTATTTGAATAATCTGGTTCAGCGAGAAATTGAAAGGACAGGTATTCCGTCTCTTAAAATTAGTTTTAACAATGTTTTTGGCTATTATATCGAGGTACGAAATACACATAAAGACAAGGTGCCTGAGGAGTGGATCAGAAAGCAAACTTTAGTGAATGCAGAGCGTTATATCACTGAAGAGCTGAAGGAATACGAGGCTAAGATCTTGGGTGCTGAAGAAAAAATATTGACGCTGGAAACAACTATTCAATAA
- a CDS encoding MutS-related protein, whose amino-acid sequence MSLGEYLAAIQLDASLLAKLDCLLSFSTIAAQNKYVRPVIEDSDVIDIKSGRHPVIETQLPAGEEYVPNDVYLDSEKQQVIIITGPNMAGKSALLRQTALVVLMGQIGCFVPAESARIGVVDKVFTRVGASDNISAGESTFMVEMNEAASILNNISARSLILFDELGRGTSTYDGISIAWSIVEYIHENKRAKAKTLFATHYHELNEMERSFARCKNFNVSVKEVDNRVIFLRKLVRGGSEHSFGIHVARMAGMPKSVVNRANEILEELEGTKRKGNLSKPVNDLGQQREGYQMSFFQLDDPVLKQIRDEIANTDINNLTPMEALNKLNEIKKFTGIS is encoded by the coding sequence ATGAGTCTGGGGGAATATTTGGCAGCGATTCAATTGGATGCTAGTTTGCTGGCCAAGCTTGATTGTTTGTTGTCATTTTCAACCATAGCCGCTCAAAATAAATATGTTCGTCCTGTTATTGAAGATAGTGATGTGATTGATATTAAGTCGGGTCGCCACCCTGTAATCGAAACGCAGTTGCCTGCAGGTGAGGAGTATGTGCCTAATGATGTTTACTTAGATAGCGAGAAGCAACAGGTTATCATTATTACGGGACCTAATATGGCTGGTAAGTCGGCCTTGCTTCGTCAAACAGCCTTGGTTGTGTTGATGGGGCAAATAGGGTGTTTTGTACCGGCCGAATCGGCCAGAATCGGTGTGGTTGATAAGGTATTTACCCGTGTTGGAGCTTCAGATAATATCTCAGCTGGGGAATCTACTTTTATGGTGGAGATGAATGAAGCAGCTAGTATTTTGAATAATATTTCAGCACGTAGTCTTATACTATTTGATGAGTTGGGACGTGGAACGAGTACGTATGATGGTATCTCCATTGCTTGGAGTATCGTAGAATATATCCATGAAAATAAGCGAGCTAAGGCAAAGACCTTGTTTGCTACTCACTATCATGAGCTGAACGAAATGGAGAGATCGTTTGCGCGATGTAAGAACTTTAATGTGTCGGTGAAAGAAGTAGATAATAGGGTAATATTCTTACGTAAGTTGGTGCGAGGAGGTAGTGAACATAGCTTTGGTATTCATGTGGCACGGATGGCAGGAATGCCCAAAAGTGTGGTGAATAGAGCCAATGAAATACTGGAGGAGCTGGAAGGTACGAAGCGTAAAGGAAACTTATCGAAGCCAGTAAACGATTTGGGTCAACAACGCGAAGGCTATCAAATGAGCTTTTTCCAACTGGATGATCCAGTGTTGAAACAGATTCGTGATGAGATTGCGAATACCGATATTAATAATTTAACCCCCATGGAAGCCCTCAATAAATTAAACGAAATAAAAAAGTTTACAGGTATTAGCTGA
- a CDS encoding ATP-binding protein, which translates to MRTLYQKFEILLQNTTTDFKRYLYQEISWNSRMVGIIGPRGVGKTTMILQYIKENLGSKQALYVSADDMYFSENRLVDLADIFYKNAGEYLFIDEIHKYEDWSRELKNIYDSYPDLKVVFTGSSVLDILKGSADLSRRALIYKLQGLSFREYLHFFHNKKVETFTLENIVNREIQLADIKHPLPLFNDYLQRGYYPFGIENELNLRLGQIVVQTLETDIPQYANMNVGTSRKLKRLLSIISESVPFKPNLSKIAEMISVSRNSLDDYFMYMEKAGLISQLRNETSGIRSLGKVDKVYLDNTNLIYSLAGEKSNIGNIRETFFLNQMRVRNEVISSKNADFVIKDSSFEVGGKNKQQKQIEKNGKSYIVKDDIEFGYLNVLPLWAFGLNY; encoded by the coding sequence ATGAGAACTCTATATCAGAAATTTGAAATTTTATTACAAAATACGACTACAGATTTTAAGCGCTATCTGTATCAAGAAATTTCTTGGAATAGCAGAATGGTCGGGATTATTGGTCCTAGAGGTGTTGGAAAAACAACAATGATTCTACAGTATATAAAAGAGAATTTAGGTAGTAAACAAGCTTTGTACGTATCTGCTGACGATATGTACTTTAGCGAAAATAGATTAGTAGATTTAGCTGATATTTTTTATAAGAATGCTGGGGAATACTTATTTATTGATGAGATTCACAAATATGAAGATTGGTCTCGAGAATTAAAAAATATTTATGACTCATATCCAGACTTGAAGGTTGTATTTACGGGGTCTTCTGTACTCGACATACTAAAAGGTTCTGCTGACTTAAGTAGACGTGCATTAATATACAAATTACAAGGACTTTCTTTTAGAGAATACCTCCATTTCTTTCACAATAAAAAAGTTGAAACTTTCACTCTCGAAAATATTGTAAATAGAGAGATTCAGCTTGCGGATATAAAACACCCACTACCATTATTCAATGACTACCTGCAGCGAGGTTATTATCCATTTGGAATTGAAAATGAGCTTAATCTTCGCTTAGGACAAATAGTAGTTCAAACTTTAGAAACCGACATTCCTCAATATGCAAATATGAATGTTGGAACTAGCCGGAAATTGAAGCGTTTATTGTCTATAATCTCTGAAAGTGTACCATTCAAACCCAATTTATCAAAGATTGCCGAAATGATTAGTGTTAGCAGAAACTCTCTAGATGACTACTTTATGTATATGGAGAAGGCAGGCCTTATCAGTCAACTACGAAATGAAACCAGTGGAATTCGAAGTCTAGGTAAAGTTGACAAAGTCTATCTTGACAATACCAATTTAATTTATAGTTTAGCTGGCGAAAAATCTAATATAGGTAATATAAGAGAAACCTTTTTTCTGAATCAAATGAGAGTAAGAAATGAGGTTATATCATCAAAGAATGCTGATTTTGTTATCAAAGACTCCTCATTCGAAGTTGGAGGGAAGAATAAACAGCAAAAACAAATAGAAAAAAATGGAAAATCATATATCGTAAAAGATGACATTGAATTTGGGTATTTGAATGTATTACCTTTATGGGCTTTTGGCTTAAATTATTAG
- a CDS encoding DUF4982 domain-containing protein, translated as MMNLSKVLFFLFLVCGSSLFAQRFNKELVQWKFSREDNASNSQVDFDDSDWETVTVPHDWAIYGPFDQEVDKQLVRIVQNNEKKATEKTGRTGALPFIGVGWYRTKVQLPEYAQGKQTLLTFDGAMSQAEVYVNGQKIGVRPYGYSYFYFDISDYFDSEKDVVIAVRLKNKAFSSRWYPGAGLYRKVRLIVKDKVSFKHWGHFITTPYVSEDVSKVNIRSQVQGDHVKVITIIKDAQGNVVAKDEAADRFADEIEQNIAVTNPRLWSPENPYLYTAELKLYQNDVLKDTEKIRFGIRQIKYSATNGFELNGKVTKFKGVCLHHDLGPLGTAVNRAALKRQLTILKDMGCNAIRSAHNMPSFEQLELCDEMGFLFLAESFDEWKKPKVNNGYHLYFDDWAEKDVINLVRATRNHPCIVMWSAGNEVPDQYGSEGVKRAKWLQDIFHREDPTRPVTVGMDQVKAVMESGFGAILDVPGLNYRTHLYDEAYEKFPQGILLGSETASTVSSRGVYKFPLVQEAGKIYADLQCSSYDLEYCNWSNIPEDDFVLQDDRPWVIGEFVWTGFDYLGEPTPYDKYWPSRSSYFGICDLAGLPKDRYYLYRSRWNTKEETLHILPHWNWKGREGEITPVFVYTNYRSAELFVNGKSQGIQRKNEDTKLNRYRLMWMDVKYEPGTLTVVAYDDDGIAVAEKSIVTAGEPWGIKLEADRSIIDANGEDISYVTATIVDKEGNPCPAAINKLSFKVKGSGKFRAACNGDATSLELFHQPSMKTFSGKLVVLVQSSMKAGDIELTVTGAGLKKEKITIAAGNAHDL; from the coding sequence ATGATGAATCTAAGTAAGGTTTTGTTTTTTCTGTTTTTGGTTTGTGGTTCAAGTTTATTTGCTCAACGATTTAATAAAGAACTTGTTCAATGGAAATTTTCAAGGGAAGATAATGCGTCCAATTCACAAGTTGATTTTGACGATTCTGATTGGGAAACTGTGACAGTTCCTCATGATTGGGCTATATATGGTCCGTTTGATCAGGAAGTGGATAAACAGCTTGTGAGAATTGTACAGAACAATGAAAAAAAGGCCACAGAGAAGACAGGTCGGACAGGTGCTTTGCCTTTTATTGGAGTTGGTTGGTATAGAACAAAGGTTCAGTTGCCTGAATATGCACAAGGAAAGCAAACGTTGCTTACTTTTGATGGTGCCATGAGTCAGGCAGAAGTCTATGTAAATGGTCAAAAGATTGGTGTTAGACCCTATGGTTATAGTTACTTTTATTTTGATATATCTGATTACTTTGATTCAGAAAAGGACGTGGTGATAGCTGTCCGTCTTAAAAATAAAGCTTTTTCTTCACGTTGGTATCCCGGAGCAGGTTTATATCGTAAAGTCAGGCTTATTGTTAAAGATAAGGTGAGTTTTAAGCATTGGGGGCATTTTATTACTACTCCTTATGTATCAGAGGATGTTAGTAAAGTGAATATTCGCTCTCAGGTACAGGGCGATCATGTTAAGGTGATTACTATTATTAAAGATGCGCAAGGAAATGTTGTTGCTAAAGATGAAGCGGCGGATAGGTTTGCAGACGAGATAGAACAAAATATAGCGGTTACAAATCCAAGACTTTGGAGTCCTGAGAATCCGTATTTATATACTGCCGAACTGAAATTATATCAAAATGATGTTTTAAAAGATACTGAGAAGATACGTTTCGGAATCAGGCAGATCAAATATTCAGCCACTAATGGTTTTGAGTTAAATGGCAAGGTGACTAAGTTTAAAGGGGTCTGTTTGCATCACGATTTGGGTCCCCTTGGCACGGCAGTGAATAGAGCAGCGCTAAAAAGGCAGCTTACCATCCTTAAAGATATGGGCTGTAATGCTATTCGTTCGGCTCATAATATGCCATCGTTTGAGCAATTGGAGCTCTGTGATGAGATGGGTTTTTTGTTTTTGGCGGAAAGCTTTGATGAGTGGAAAAAGCCCAAAGTAAACAATGGTTATCATCTGTATTTTGACGATTGGGCTGAAAAAGATGTTATTAATTTGGTGCGTGCAACGCGTAATCACCCATGTATTGTAATGTGGAGTGCTGGTAATGAGGTTCCTGATCAGTACGGAAGTGAAGGTGTTAAAAGAGCAAAATGGCTACAGGATATTTTCCACAGGGAAGATCCGACCAGACCTGTTACTGTTGGTATGGATCAGGTGAAGGCTGTGATGGAAAGCGGTTTTGGTGCTATATTGGATGTTCCAGGATTAAATTATCGAACACATTTATATGATGAGGCCTATGAAAAATTTCCTCAAGGTATTCTTTTGGGCTCTGAGACAGCCTCTACTGTAAGTTCAAGGGGTGTTTATAAGTTCCCTCTGGTACAGGAAGCAGGTAAAATATATGCTGACTTACAGTGTTCTTCTTATGATTTGGAATATTGTAATTGGTCCAATATTCCTGAAGATGATTTTGTTTTGCAGGATGATAGACCTTGGGTGATTGGTGAATTTGTATGGACAGGTTTTGATTATCTAGGCGAGCCTACTCCTTATGATAAGTATTGGCCTTCACGTAGTTCATATTTTGGTATTTGTGATTTGGCTGGTTTGCCCAAGGATAGGTATTATTTGTATCGTAGTAGATGGAATACTAAAGAGGAAACTTTGCATATACTTCCACACTGGAATTGGAAGGGGAGAGAAGGTGAAATTACACCCGTATTTGTGTATACCAATTATCGTAGTGCAGAATTGTTTGTGAATGGGAAAAGTCAGGGCATTCAACGAAAGAATGAGGATACTAAGTTAAATCGTTATCGTCTGATGTGGATGGATGTTAAATATGAGCCAGGAACATTAACAGTGGTGGCTTATGATGATGATGGAATTGCCGTAGCAGAGAAGTCGATCGTAACCGCAGGAGAGCCTTGGGGTATAAAATTGGAGGCAGACAGATCCATAATAGATGCCAATGGAGAAGATATAAGTTATGTGACAGCAACAATTGTTGATAAAGAAGGGAATCCTTGTCCAGCCGCAATCAATAAGCTTTCCTTCAAAGTGAAGGGTAGTGGTAAATTTAGAGCAGCTTGTAATGGAGATGCCACCTCCTTGGAGTTATTTCATCAACCTAGTATGAAAACTTTTAGTGGAAAGTTGGTGGTGTTGGTTCAGTCATCTATGAAAGCTGGAGATATTGAGCTGACAGTGACAGGTGCTGGATTGAAAAAAGAAAAAATTACAATAGCTGCGGGAAATGCACATGACCTATAG
- a CDS encoding GH92 family glycosyl hydrolase produces the protein MKTVFLPLILLVLFISYSCGDEQVNTTNVEDINALVNPFIGTDFHGHMYPGATVPFGMVQLSPDTRTKGWDACSGYHYSDSVILGFSHTHLSGTGIGDMGDILLMPYTGKASLQSGEGEPKGIGYKSSFKKENEEAHPGYYSVFLDDPQVKVELSSTQRAGIHKYTFPKSDHAGFILDLAHSIHQQPVTEADIQIISNTEIAGYRKTKGWAINHYVYFNAKFSKPFTVQLYNNDVLIKNKKSISGTKVKAIISFNTSDKEEVFVSVGISPVDHQGAAQNLMAEIPDFNFNKVVKNAQASWQKELSKIQISGGTADEQTVFYTALYHTNLSPIIYTDADGRYRGMDHQIHSSQQKSYTIYSLWDTYRAQHPLFTIIKPEYNQDLIRDLLRKSKEGGILPMWELAANYTGTMIGSHAVPVIADAYMKGNRDFDADLALQAMIEAVEYDSIRPIQYPTPAFIPALMPKAKLYDKQYGYIPNDLEISSTSKGLEFAYDYWCIATMAKEMGKTDIANHYYKRSQHYKAYFDKETGFMRGKNRDGSWKKPFNPRFSAHWKTPYAEGNAWQWTWYVPHDINGLMNLLGGKKQFGIKLDSLFTITSEVLGEEKSADITGLIGQYAHGNEPSHHIAYLFNYADMPWRTQEVVSDIRSKFYTNTPDGLCGNEDCGQMSAWYILNAMGFYPVCPGDNMYSIGVPVFDHIRIAVGNNKTFEVIAKNNSTENKYVQKVYLNGKALDSHLIHHADIMKGGELIFEMGKEKVIFWK, from the coding sequence ATGAAAACAGTTTTTTTGCCTCTAATTCTACTGGTACTATTCATTTCTTACTCTTGCGGAGATGAACAGGTGAACACCACAAATGTTGAAGATATCAACGCATTGGTAAACCCATTTATAGGAACCGATTTCCACGGACATATGTATCCCGGAGCCACTGTCCCTTTTGGAATGGTCCAACTGAGTCCGGATACACGCACCAAGGGTTGGGATGCTTGTTCAGGATACCATTATTCTGATTCAGTCATTCTTGGCTTTAGTCATACCCATCTGAGTGGCACAGGCATAGGTGATATGGGCGACATCTTACTAATGCCTTATACGGGCAAAGCATCTCTCCAATCCGGCGAAGGTGAACCCAAAGGTATTGGCTATAAATCATCCTTCAAAAAAGAAAACGAAGAAGCACACCCGGGCTACTACAGCGTATTTTTAGATGATCCACAGGTAAAAGTGGAACTATCCAGCACCCAAAGAGCAGGTATTCATAAATACACGTTTCCTAAATCAGATCATGCCGGTTTCATTCTCGACTTAGCACACAGCATTCATCAACAACCAGTTACAGAGGCCGACATACAGATAATAAGCAACACAGAAATAGCCGGTTATCGCAAAACAAAAGGATGGGCCATCAACCACTATGTCTATTTTAACGCAAAGTTTTCCAAACCTTTTACCGTCCAATTGTACAACAACGATGTCTTGATCAAAAATAAAAAGAGTATATCCGGCACCAAGGTAAAAGCAATCATCAGCTTTAACACAAGCGATAAAGAAGAAGTCTTTGTTAGTGTTGGAATTAGTCCTGTGGATCATCAGGGAGCTGCACAAAATTTAATGGCAGAAATACCTGATTTCAACTTCAACAAGGTAGTTAAAAACGCACAAGCCAGTTGGCAAAAAGAGCTTTCTAAAATCCAAATAAGTGGAGGTACTGCCGACGAACAAACCGTATTCTACACCGCTCTTTATCACACGAACCTCTCTCCCATTATTTATACCGATGCTGACGGTAGATACCGCGGGATGGATCACCAAATACACTCATCACAACAAAAGAGCTATACAATCTATTCTTTATGGGATACTTACAGAGCGCAACATCCCCTTTTCACCATTATTAAACCCGAATATAACCAAGATTTAATAAGAGATCTTTTACGTAAGAGTAAAGAGGGTGGAATATTACCCATGTGGGAATTAGCAGCCAACTACACAGGAACTATGATCGGCTCTCATGCTGTTCCAGTTATTGCTGATGCTTATATGAAAGGCAACCGTGATTTCGATGCTGATTTAGCATTACAAGCCATGATTGAAGCTGTTGAATACGATTCCATTAGACCAATTCAATACCCAACACCCGCATTTATCCCGGCACTCATGCCCAAAGCAAAACTGTATGATAAGCAATATGGATACATACCTAATGACCTGGAAATTTCATCAACATCCAAAGGATTAGAATTTGCCTATGATTATTGGTGTATTGCAACAATGGCAAAAGAAATGGGAAAAACGGATATTGCAAATCACTATTATAAACGATCACAGCATTATAAAGCCTATTTTGATAAGGAAACTGGCTTTATGCGAGGAAAAAACAGAGATGGCTCATGGAAAAAACCATTTAACCCTCGCTTTTCTGCACACTGGAAAACTCCCTATGCTGAAGGTAATGCATGGCAATGGACCTGGTATGTACCACATGATATAAATGGCTTAATGAATCTTTTGGGTGGCAAGAAGCAATTCGGCATAAAACTGGATTCCTTATTCACCATTACCTCCGAAGTATTAGGAGAAGAAAAATCAGCCGATATTACCGGACTAATCGGACAATATGCACATGGTAACGAACCTAGCCACCACATTGCCTACTTATTTAACTACGCCGACATGCCTTGGCGCACACAAGAAGTCGTTAGCGATATTCGTTCAAAATTTTATACCAACACACCCGATGGACTATGTGGAAACGAGGATTGCGGACAAATGTCGGCCTGGTATATTTTAAATGCCATGGGTTTTTACCCTGTTTGCCCCGGTGACAATATGTACTCCATAGGGGTTCCCGTTTTTGATCATATTCGTATTGCTGTTGGCAACAATAAAACATTTGAAGTAATCGCTAAAAATAACTCAACTGAAAACAAATATGTGCAAAAAGTATATTTAAATGGAAAAGCATTAGATAGCCATCTCATTCATCACGCTGACATCATGAAGGGCGGTGAACTAATTTTCGAGATGGGAAAAGAGAAAGTTATTTTCTGGAAATGA